From a single Paenibacillus sp. FSL W8-0426 genomic region:
- a CDS encoding DUF47 family protein: protein MKFKKKDIFFETLENMADTVVQAADYFSQHVSNLQDVTLFTNEMKKYESKCDDYVHTIIMELNKTFITPIERDDIMELTTTLDDVLDGLEATASRFYMYQLTEPDEFIVQFAEILRQSAYEIQKAVHLLSQKKLLAIREYTIRINDLENQGDEVLRMCIKHLFATVSDPIELIKRKEIYERLETTTDACEDVANMLESIIMRNS, encoded by the coding sequence ATGAAGTTTAAGAAGAAGGATATATTTTTCGAAACATTGGAGAATATGGCGGATACTGTCGTACAAGCGGCTGACTACTTCTCCCAGCATGTTTCCAACCTTCAGGATGTGACTCTGTTTACCAATGAAATGAAGAAATACGAGTCCAAATGTGACGACTACGTGCATACCATCATTATGGAGCTCAACAAAACATTCATTACGCCGATCGAGCGTGATGACATCATGGAACTGACAACAACCCTTGATGACGTATTGGACGGGCTTGAAGCAACGGCTTCCCGTTTCTATATGTACCAACTGACCGAGCCGGACGAATTCATCGTGCAGTTTGCGGAAATTTTGCGCCAATCTGCGTATGAAATCCAAAAGGCCGTTCATTTGCTGTCCCAGAAAAAATTGCTGGCGATCCGCGAGTATACGATCCGCATCAACGACCTGGAGAACCAAGGCGACGAAGTATTGCGCATGTGCATTAAACACCTGTTTGCCACGGTATCCGATCCGATCGAGTTGATCAAACGCAAGGAAATCTACGAGCGTCTTGAGACGACGACGGATGCTTGCGAAGACGTAGCGAATATGCTGGAATCCATTATCATGCGTAATTCTTAA